ATCCCAAGGGCACTGAAAACCAAACTCACTGGCAGCCTTAAAACCGGCCTTACTGTAAAAGCTTGGGTCGCCCAGAACCACACAGGCTGGATAACCAAAATCGCGCAGTGACGAAAAAGCCTCTTCCATCAAAGAGTGAGCAATGCCTTGACCACGAAAGTCCTCGCGCACAGCTAATGGCGCTAAGCCCTGCCAGTTATGATCTTCGCCTTTTAGTGTCAGTGGGCTAAACATCACATGGCCAACCACTTCACCTTCATCAGAGCACGCCACCAAAGAGAGTGTCAGATGACTGTTTTCACGTAGGCTCATCACTAGGTTCGCTTCTGCATCGGTTTCAAAAACAGATTTCAGCAAGCGGTCAATTGCAAGTATATCTGCAGGTGCCTCAGTTCGAATAAGCATTCATTACCTCATTTTGTGTCTGAGGCGATTGTACCCCCTTCTGCACAAAATCAGCTAATTGATTCAATAACATTTTCATTGGAGCCGGAAGTAGGTCTAAATCTACACTGTCCATCAGGTTCTTCACCTCTAGGCCCAGCTCGGTATCCCCTTCAATAGAAAGGCGGCGTTGAAAGAACAAAGTATCTGGGTCTTCTTTGCGTCCAGCGATCAATACAAGGTCGTTCAGATTACCGCTAAAGCTGACATCTTCTATCACTTCTTTATCTGCAACAATGAGTTGCTCATCTCTATAGCTGATACACCAACTCAACCCCATATCTTTAATCGACACTTTTAACCACTTCTCTTCAAGAAATTCAAAGTCGCCATCTTCCAGCGCTTCCTTAAACACATTTTTTAGCGCTTCTAACAAGGCTCTTTTTTGTACTGTTTTTGGCAATAACTGGACTGGAGATCGCAAAATTGATGCGGCATTTTGAACTAGTTGAGTGCGAATCTTGTTTATCACGTGACTTATCCGTAACTTTATCAATAATATGGCACTTATCATAAGTGATGTTGAAAGCTCAATTCCTGTTATGTATCAAATTAATTTCGGTTTGATACTTGGGCTTTAACATCCCCGGAATCGCGGTTATAGTAACTCAGACCTTAAGGACAGTCGCAAGATCGCTGCTATTTTGACTAAATAGCAAAAATTACATCATTCAGTAATAAACATTCATCGATAATGAATGCTCAAGCTCTTGGAGAATTGGTAGTACTTTGATGCCTCCCCAGCAACTACAACATTGGTTTTCACAGCTCACAGCAAATAGCCCTTTCTTTTTTGCTATTCTTGATGCTCAGCATAACTATTTTATAGTTAATGAGCGTTACTGTGATATTGCGGGGTTAGACCAATCAGAGTTAACAGGGATGAACGACCGCCAAACCCTTGGTGAACAGTTCTACCAACACCTTAAACCATATTACGAACGCGCCTTTAAGGGTGAGTCCATTGAGGCTGAAATTACGCTCAACGAAACCGACCTCGATACCAGCCTTCACTTTAGCCTAGCACCTCTGTCTAACGGAAAAGACACCGATTACATTGTTTTTCACGCCTTTGATACATCAGAAAATCAAGTACTTGTCCGTTCACTCGAAGAGTCTGAAGCCAAGTTCCATAAGCTAACCCATTTGTTGCCTGACGGTCTTCTTCTTGTCGAAGATGATTTCATTCTCTCTTCTAACCCAGCGGCTGCTCGCTTACTCGGCTTTAACTCTCCATCAGAGCTGCTCGGCGAAGAGCTAGGACGCCTATTCATTGATGAGCAAACCAAAACAGTCTTCAACAATAAGCTGAGCTCTATTGTTTCTGAGTCTGGTTTGGTGTGCTTAACTGGCGCGCGCTGTGGGTTTGAACGCAAGGTTCAGTTGCATATTGATTCAACTGCGCTATTGGGCAGTACTACCCAATTGGTCTTGATTCAAGATGCGCAAGAAGCACCGAAGACGCTCACTACCAACATGAATGAAGATGCCTACATTGACGGACTGACTAAGTTGTATAACCGTGTTGGTTTCACTAAACGATTAGAGCAGTTTATTCATAATGAGACGCCAGCGGTGATGTTGTACTTAGACATTGATAACTTTAAAAATATCAATGACTCACTCGGTCATCACATCGGTGATAAGGTGATAAAAGAGGTCGCCTCTCGACTTAAACGCCTGCTGCCAAGACGCGCTGTTGTCGGCCATTTAGGGGGGGATGAATTTGGTATCATTCTGCCGGAGCCAGAACACAAAAAGACCGTTGAAACTCTAGCCGAAAAGATCATTGCTCTGATCAACCAACCGTTCGATCTTCACCATTTTAGCAAACGCTTAGCTTGCTCTATCGGCAGCGTCAACTTCCCTCAAGATGGGACCGATGCGCGTATCTTGCTACAAAATGCTGATACCGCAATGTATGAAGCCAAAGACCGAGGTCGTAATCGCCTGATTAAGTTCAATGAGCAGATGAACAAAGAGGCTCGTATGCGTCTCTGGCTTGAAATCGAACTTCAGAAAGCACTGCAGCAAAACGGTCTGGAGGTTTGGTATCAACCTAAGGTCAATGCCCGTGACTTTACCATCAATGGTGCAGAAGCCTTGGTACGTTGGAAGCACCCCGTCGAAGGCTACATCAGTCCTGCCGCGTTTATCCCTGTGGCTGAGCGTGCTGGCTTGATTGAACAACTAGGCCGAGTGGTGATGCGCGAGGTGTTTGCAACAGTTAAGCGTTGGAAGATCCAAGGGATCTTACCAGGACGTGTTGCGATCAACCTTTCGCCGGAGCAATTTGGTAATCCTAAACTGATCGACTACATGGAAAAGCTGCTGCGAAC
The Vibrio pelagius genome window above contains:
- a CDS encoding GNAT family N-acetyltransferase codes for the protein MLIRTEAPADILAIDRLLKSVFETDAEANLVMSLRENSHLTLSLVACSDEGEVVGHVMFSPLTLKGEDHNWQGLAPLAVREDFRGQGIAHSLMEEAFSSLRDFGYPACVVLGDPSFYSKAGFKAASEFGFQCPWDVPEGAFQAIELVEGAFSGHSGTIEFSPEFNEL
- the ubiT gene encoding ubiquinone anaerobic biosynthesis accessory factor UbiT, translated to MINKIRTQLVQNAASILRSPVQLLPKTVQKRALLEALKNVFKEALEDGDFEFLEEKWLKVSIKDMGLSWCISYRDEQLIVADKEVIEDVSFSGNLNDLVLIAGRKEDPDTLFFQRRLSIEGDTELGLEVKNLMDSVDLDLLPAPMKMLLNQLADFVQKGVQSPQTQNEVMNAYSN
- a CDS encoding bifunctional diguanylate cyclase/phosphodiesterase, which codes for MPPQQLQHWFSQLTANSPFFFAILDAQHNYFIVNERYCDIAGLDQSELTGMNDRQTLGEQFYQHLKPYYERAFKGESIEAEITLNETDLDTSLHFSLAPLSNGKDTDYIVFHAFDTSENQVLVRSLEESEAKFHKLTHLLPDGLLLVEDDFILSSNPAAARLLGFNSPSELLGEELGRLFIDEQTKTVFNNKLSSIVSESGLVCLTGARCGFERKVQLHIDSTALLGSTTQLVLIQDAQEAPKTLTTNMNEDAYIDGLTKLYNRVGFTKRLEQFIHNETPAVMLYLDIDNFKNINDSLGHHIGDKVIKEVASRLKRLLPRRAVVGHLGGDEFGIILPEPEHKKTVETLAEKIIALINQPFDLHHFSKRLACSIGSVNFPQDGTDARILLQNADTAMYEAKDRGRNRLIKFNEQMNKEARMRLWLEIELQKALQQNGLEVWYQPKVNARDFTINGAEALVRWKHPVEGYISPAAFIPVAERAGLIEQLGRVVMREVFATVKRWKIQGILPGRVAINLSPEQFGNPKLIDYMEKLLRTTELDPSAITFELTESAVMSDSEHTLQMLNAIKKLGFALSIDDFGTGYSSLSYLARFPIDELKIDRAFITDIDTLPKQVTVIENIINLGKSLNLTVVAEGVETSEQATLLSNLNCSSIQGFHFYRPQPKQEVEELFAQNRRHKN